The following are encoded together in the Perca fluviatilis chromosome 23, GENO_Pfluv_1.0, whole genome shotgun sequence genome:
- the LOC120553208 gene encoding uncharacterized protein LOC120553208 isoform X2, whose amino-acid sequence MDLVDQSLAQQTGCVLDRLLKYNTDFMEYIDVDTNVDVKDFDRFHVFMSARGPQMETCLRETNQNQPTTNMEEHSQPLQSLLQKKAPQILTEYETTGILSVPLRKLLVKTCIGDLVERCGFYPLSAEKLAVAKSIITTFPSLSVRVEGQREGFEHYYDPVSHCGFLETKLRNLRRNLEQGQRRYRKRKVTNDCTGPEKPDTTEDGHASSTNEWATLIKRLRPSAENLSAIKSGMEKTYTCRRSWITKDSPTVAEIFNEYPRFLDMPSLLDSEFGKLTGGKTDLFLRRWEANIIPKLKSVAALEPRVSSLLKGIEEKTEDDTCYTFLVLLTHLLPPVGASRCSLRSAITHLVDFTPPGTSIASLCNDPAAPSTTHQPQLICIGDLKCTTKQYVIVAKNDKVTIPLDDGLTCSVDKLFKLYWVCNLSYPAPLSSVFTFFEYVYDLPFSTQRKTKVLELISQLKACK is encoded by the exons ATGGATCTCGTAGATCAAAGCCTCGCCCAGCAAACGGGCTGTGTGCTTGATAGATTATTAAAGTATAACACTGATTTCATGGAATATATTGATGTTGACACCAATGTAGACGTAAAGGACTTTGATAGATTCCATGTCTTCATGTCAGCAAGAGGACCCCAGATGGAAACCTGTCTTAGGGAGACTAATCAAAATCAG CCTACCACTAACATGGAAGAACACAGTCAGCCCCTCCAGTCACTACTTCAGAAGAAAGCTCCACAGATTCTTACAGAGTATGAGACTACAGGTATCCTGTCAGTGCCATTGAGGAAGCTCCTTGTGAAGACGTGCATAGGAGATTTGGTGGAGAGGTGTGGTTT TTACCCTCTTAGTGCAGAGAAGTTGGCTGTAGCGAAAAGCATCATCACCACCTTCCCATCCCTGAGTGTCAGAGTAGAAGGACAACGGGAAGGATTT GAGCATTACTATGATCCAGTCTCTCACTGTGGATTCCTAGAGACTAAACTACGCAACCTTAGACGCAATCTTGAGCAAGGGCAGAGGCGTTACAGGAAGCGAAAAGTGACCAATGACTGCACTGGACCCGAGAAGCCTGATACAACAGAGGATGGGCATGCCAGCAGCACAAATGAGTGGGCCACCTTGATTAAACGGTTGCGGCCCTCAGCTGAGAACCTTTCAGCGATCAAGTCAGGCATGGAGAAAACATACACATGTCGCAGATCCTGGATTACTAAGGACTCCCCCACTGTTGCCGAAATATTCAACGAGTACCCACGGTTTTTGGACATGCCAAGTCTG CTGGACTCAGAGTTTGGCAAACTTACAGGCGGAAAGACGGACCTCTTTTTACGAAGATGGGAGGCCAACATCATTCCCAAACTCAAATCAGTGGCTGCCTTGGAACCAAGAGTGTCCTCTCTGTTGAAGGGTATTGAAGAGAAAACTGAAG ATGACACGTGCTACACTTTCCTAGTGTTGCTAACACACCTGCTGCCCCCGGTTGGTGCCAGTCGTTGCAGTCTGAGATCTGCAATAACCCACCTGGTTGATTTTACACCA CCTGGAACAAGTATTGCATCACTTTGCAATGATCCTGCAGCACCATCCACAACTCACCAACCACAGCTGATATGCATCGGTGATCTGAAGTGTACAACCAAGCAGTATGTCATTGTTGCTAAGAATGACAAAGTAACCATTCCTCTGGATGATGGCCTGACGTGTTCTGTGGATAAGCTTTTTAAACTGTACTGGGTGTGTAATTTGTCATACCCAGCACCACTCAGCTCTGTCTTCACCTTCTTTGAGTATGTCTACGACCTGCCATTCTCTACACAAAGGAAAACCAAAGTACTGGAGCTGATTTCACAGCTTAAAGCATGCAAGTAA
- the LOC120553208 gene encoding uncharacterized protein LOC120553208 isoform X1 has translation MKYTLDIDVNVCVDCANYLAYLAMYYFFQLTYDNLESIKVLVTSFKDEKETCKKILYVNSAMDLVDQSLAQQTGCVLDRLLKYNTDFMEYIDVDTNVDVKDFDRFHVFMSARGPQMETCLRETNQNQPTTNMEEHSQPLQSLLQKKAPQILTEYETTGILSVPLRKLLVKTCIGDLVERCGFYPLSAEKLAVAKSIITTFPSLSVRVEGQREGFEHYYDPVSHCGFLETKLRNLRRNLEQGQRRYRKRKVTNDCTGPEKPDTTEDGHASSTNEWATLIKRLRPSAENLSAIKSGMEKTYTCRRSWITKDSPTVAEIFNEYPRFLDMPSLLDSEFGKLTGGKTDLFLRRWEANIIPKLKSVAALEPRVSSLLKGIEEKTEDDTCYTFLVLLTHLLPPVGASRCSLRSAITHLVDFTPPGTSIASLCNDPAAPSTTHQPQLICIGDLKCTTKQYVIVAKNDKVTIPLDDGLTCSVDKLFKLYWVCNLSYPAPLSSVFTFFEYVYDLPFSTQRKTKVLELISQLKACK, from the exons ATGAAATATACATTGGATATAGATGTGAATGTCTGTGTTGACTGTGCAAATTACCttgcttatttagctatgtattacttttttcagcTCACATATGACAACCTGGAATCTATCAAAGTCCTTGTTACCAGTTTTAAAGATGAGAAAGAGACTTGTAAAAAAATTCTCTATGTTAACAGTGCCATGGATCTCGTAGATCAAAGCCTCGCCCAGCAAACGGGCTGTGTGCTTGATAGATTATTAAAGTATAACACTGATTTCATGGAATATATTGATGTTGACACCAATGTAGACGTAAAGGACTTTGATAGATTCCATGTCTTCATGTCAGCAAGAGGACCCCAGATGGAAACCTGTCTTAGGGAGACTAATCAAAATCAG CCTACCACTAACATGGAAGAACACAGTCAGCCCCTCCAGTCACTACTTCAGAAGAAAGCTCCACAGATTCTTACAGAGTATGAGACTACAGGTATCCTGTCAGTGCCATTGAGGAAGCTCCTTGTGAAGACGTGCATAGGAGATTTGGTGGAGAGGTGTGGTTT TTACCCTCTTAGTGCAGAGAAGTTGGCTGTAGCGAAAAGCATCATCACCACCTTCCCATCCCTGAGTGTCAGAGTAGAAGGACAACGGGAAGGATTT GAGCATTACTATGATCCAGTCTCTCACTGTGGATTCCTAGAGACTAAACTACGCAACCTTAGACGCAATCTTGAGCAAGGGCAGAGGCGTTACAGGAAGCGAAAAGTGACCAATGACTGCACTGGACCCGAGAAGCCTGATACAACAGAGGATGGGCATGCCAGCAGCACAAATGAGTGGGCCACCTTGATTAAACGGTTGCGGCCCTCAGCTGAGAACCTTTCAGCGATCAAGTCAGGCATGGAGAAAACATACACATGTCGCAGATCCTGGATTACTAAGGACTCCCCCACTGTTGCCGAAATATTCAACGAGTACCCACGGTTTTTGGACATGCCAAGTCTG CTGGACTCAGAGTTTGGCAAACTTACAGGCGGAAAGACGGACCTCTTTTTACGAAGATGGGAGGCCAACATCATTCCCAAACTCAAATCAGTGGCTGCCTTGGAACCAAGAGTGTCCTCTCTGTTGAAGGGTATTGAAGAGAAAACTGAAG ATGACACGTGCTACACTTTCCTAGTGTTGCTAACACACCTGCTGCCCCCGGTTGGTGCCAGTCGTTGCAGTCTGAGATCTGCAATAACCCACCTGGTTGATTTTACACCA CCTGGAACAAGTATTGCATCACTTTGCAATGATCCTGCAGCACCATCCACAACTCACCAACCACAGCTGATATGCATCGGTGATCTGAAGTGTACAACCAAGCAGTATGTCATTGTTGCTAAGAATGACAAAGTAACCATTCCTCTGGATGATGGCCTGACGTGTTCTGTGGATAAGCTTTTTAAACTGTACTGGGTGTGTAATTTGTCATACCCAGCACCACTCAGCTCTGTCTTCACCTTCTTTGAGTATGTCTACGACCTGCCATTCTCTACACAAAGGAAAACCAAAGTACTGGAGCTGATTTCACAGCTTAAAGCATGCAAGTAA